The following proteins come from a genomic window of Helicobacter pylori:
- a CDS encoding YihY family inner membrane protein — MRELFKSVRGFFRLLIMIFPKHFQNAFLGLSELFYYASSLSFYTILSLSPILLFVFSLFVSHYLQAHSGEMEALIFPNAPKLIGAIKDFLENFKKTDMTLGTLEEVSIVVALVLFCENYRSIASKIFDAKPRDYAHFKGKEIFLFWGFGTTLVFLFALPLVVFFDIKIQVFFEDKDSNLLHVLRWIGTYAFFLILFTIPTNKVFKHYFWVFLWVFFTSVSWHMLKWAFTYYVLYNRTYHELYGSVSILWFLMSWVYVSWLVILIGMYGCKVCDAFDPKEVFKKFLGFFKKET, encoded by the coding sequence ATGAGAGAACTTTTTAAAAGCGTTAGAGGGTTTTTTCGCCTTCTTATAATGATTTTCCCCAAGCACTTTCAAAACGCCTTTTTAGGCTTGAGCGAATTGTTTTACTACGCTTCCAGCTTGAGTTTTTATACGATTTTGTCTTTATCGCCTATTTTGTTGTTTGTGTTTAGTCTTTTTGTGTCTCATTACTTGCAAGCGCACAGCGGTGAAATGGAAGCCTTGATTTTCCCTAACGCTCCTAAACTCATTGGTGCGATTAAGGATTTTTTAGAAAATTTTAAAAAAACAGACATGACCTTAGGCACGCTTGAAGAGGTGTCCATTGTGGTGGCGTTGGTGCTTTTTTGTGAAAACTACCGCTCCATCGCATCAAAAATTTTTGATGCAAAGCCCAGAGATTATGCGCATTTTAAGGGTAAAGAAATCTTTTTATTTTGGGGGTTTGGCACGACTTTAGTGTTTTTATTCGCTCTGCCTTTGGTGGTGTTTTTTGACATTAAGATCCAAGTGTTTTTTGAAGATAAAGATTCAAATTTGTTGCATGTTTTAAGATGGATAGGCACTTACGCGTTTTTTTTGATCCTTTTTACCATTCCCACGAATAAGGTGTTTAAACATTATTTTTGGGTGTTTTTGTGGGTGTTTTTTACGAGCGTTTCTTGGCATATGTTAAAATGGGCTTTCACTTATTATGTGTTGTATAACCGCACTTACCATGAGCTTTATGGGAGCGTTTCTATTTTGTGGTTTTTGATGAGCTGGGTGTATGTGAGCTGGCTTGTGATTTTAATTGGCATGTATGGGTGCAAGGTGTGTGATGCATTCGATCCTAAAGAAGTGTTTAAGAAATTTTTAGGTTTTTTTAAAAAAGAAACTTGA
- a CDS encoding biotin synthase: MQEIFLCSISNVRSGDCKEDCAYCTQSSHHQGAIKRYKFKDEKVVLQEARALRKLGALGFCLVTSGRELDDEKCEYIAKLAKAINKEELGLHLIACCGRADLEQLEFLRDAGIHSYNHNLETSQNFFPKICSTHTWEERFITCENALRAGLGLCSGGIFGLNESWEDRIEMLRALASLSPHTTPINFFIKNPVLPIEAETLSADEALECVLLAKEFLPNARLMVAGGREVVFKDNDKQEAKLFEYGINAVVLGDYLTTKGKAPKKDIEKLLSYGLTMATSCH, from the coding sequence ATGCAAGAGATTTTTTTATGTTCTATTTCCAATGTGCGCAGTGGGGATTGTAAGGAAGATTGCGCTTATTGCACGCAAAGCTCACACCACCAAGGAGCGATCAAGCGCTATAAATTTAAAGATGAAAAAGTGGTTTTACAAGAGGCTAGAGCGTTAAGGAAATTAGGGGCTTTAGGGTTTTGTCTGGTTACTTCAGGGCGCGAATTAGACGATGAAAAATGCGAATACATCGCCAAATTAGCTAAAGCCATCAACAAAGAAGAATTGGGCTTGCATCTAATCGCATGCTGCGGGCGCGCGGATTTGGAGCAATTAGAGTTTTTAAGAGATGCGGGCATCCACAGCTATAACCATAATTTAGAGACTTCGCAAAATTTCTTCCCTAAGATTTGTTCCACGCACACATGGGAAGAAAGGTTTATCACATGCGAAAACGCTTTAAGGGCGGGGTTAGGCTTGTGCAGCGGGGGGATTTTTGGGCTTAATGAGAGCTGGGAAGATCGAATTGAAATGCTTAGGGCGTTAGCTTCGCTCTCCCCGCACACCACGCCGATTAATTTTTTCATTAAAAACCCGGTATTGCCCATTGAGGCAGAGACTTTAAGCGCGGATGAAGCCCTAGAATGCGTGCTTTTGGCTAAAGAGTTTTTGCCTAACGCTAGGCTTATGGTGGCTGGGGGGCGTGAAGTGGTGTTTAAAGATAACGACAAACAGGAAGCCAAGCTTTTTGAATACGGCATCAATGCGGTGGTGCTAGGGGACTATTTGACCACCAAAGGCAAAGCCCCTAAAAAAGATATAGAAAAACTGCTCTCTTATGGCTTGACAATGGCGACAAGCTGTCATTAA
- a CDS encoding type III restriction endonuclease subunit R, with product MILIQARASKINLKTLRYNFFTFSLRDFMQDSFIQSYPPPPPNQP from the coding sequence TTGATTTTAATTCAAGCTCGCGCCTCTAAAATCAATCTCAAAACTTTACGCTATAATTTCTTCACTTTTTCATTAAGGGATTTCATGCAAGATTCATTCATTCAAAGTTACCCCCCCCCCCCCCCCAATCAGCCATAA